One genomic window of Thermococcus indicus includes the following:
- a CDS encoding ABC transporter ATP-binding protein, whose amino-acid sequence MLRVENLVKVYKDVRALDGLNLEVKPGQVYGFLGPNGAGKSTTILSTLGLIFPQDGRIELFGEEVFRDGKFDEGKLVKAKARIGYMPEHATLWDFLTPEQTLEVIADAFGIPRAEKERRISELLDLVGLKEARRRKVGKFSKGMRQRLLLAQALINDPELLILDEPMTGLDPRGIAEFKEIIREQRKAGKTVFFSSHILAHVEEVCDTVGVIVKGKLRLEDSIENIRREFLRKAGYTIVIETNKPVDWSSVEWSVSPLGGNKYRVVSPEDIREELHDFVANQGAKILTMQVKEPSLEEIFLKLVG is encoded by the coding sequence ATGCTTAGGGTTGAGAACCTTGTTAAGGTTTATAAGGACGTTAGGGCTTTGGACGGTCTTAACCTTGAGGTTAAGCCTGGTCAAGTTTATGGCTTCCTCGGTCCGAATGGAGCCGGGAAGAGCACGACAATCCTGAGCACCCTCGGCCTCATCTTCCCTCAGGATGGGAGAATTGAATTGTTTGGCGAGGAAGTCTTCAGGGACGGCAAGTTTGACGAGGGTAAGCTCGTCAAAGCCAAGGCGAGGATTGGTTACATGCCCGAGCATGCTACTTTGTGGGATTTTCTGACTCCCGAGCAGACTCTCGAGGTTATCGCTGACGCTTTCGGGATTCCGAGGGCTGAGAAGGAGAGGCGGATTAGCGAACTTCTCGACCTGGTTGGTTTGAAGGAAGCCAGGAGGAGGAAGGTTGGCAAGTTCTCGAAGGGAATGAGGCAGCGCCTCCTGCTTGCCCAGGCGCTCATCAACGACCCGGAGCTTCTCATCCTCGACGAGCCGATGACTGGTTTGGATCCGCGAGGAATAGCGGAGTTCAAGGAGATTATTAGAGAGCAGAGGAAGGCTGGAAAAACGGTGTTCTTCTCCAGCCACATCCTCGCGCACGTGGAAGAGGTTTGCGACACGGTTGGAGTGATTGTTAAGGGTAAACTCCGGTTGGAGGACAGCATTGAGAACATCAGGCGGGAGTTCTTAAGGAAGGCTGGCTATACCATCGTCATTGAGACTAACAAGCCCGTGGACTGGAGTTCGGTGGAGTGGAGTGTGAGTCCGCTCGGTGGGAATAAGTACCGGGTGGTTTCGCCAGAGGACATAAGGGAGGAGCTTCATGACTTTGTAGCGAATCAGGGGGCGAAGATTCTGACAATGCAGGTGAAAGAACCCAGCCTGGAGGAAATATTCCTCAAGCTCGTCGGGTAG
- a CDS encoding ABC transporter permease, whose translation MWGFELELKKSLRTKKFWLILVLILLIYAMAFREVKDNLEGATNPQEVLVTSVIGYIAVSAFLFIGVYALMAGATSVNNDLENGTVRVALSKPLGRISYLLGKFLGQALSIVVAMAFATLLSFAITKYYGLSLTTSLVGDLVLSNLLILFAMLQLLALGLLISTFVRSSNTALGLALVLFFVTGLVMPQVVDGFAEDKAKEEFGIKGWNDFDKLSKDELRAYRERLNELYREYHLRYLFYAPQVLMLDIFTDIDRTTFNDDGTYTVEYLGVRRAIADNSAQTALIVGLIPVYLGLALFRFGRMDLR comes from the coding sequence ATGTGGGGGTTTGAGCTGGAGCTGAAGAAAAGTCTGAGGACGAAGAAGTTCTGGCTGATACTCGTTCTGATTCTGCTAATCTACGCCATGGCCTTCAGGGAAGTGAAGGACAACCTCGAAGGCGCCACAAACCCGCAGGAAGTGCTCGTCACGAGCGTCATAGGTTACATAGCGGTCAGCGCGTTCCTCTTCATCGGCGTCTACGCCCTCATGGCCGGGGCGACTTCAGTTAATAATGACCTTGAGAACGGAACGGTGAGGGTGGCCCTCAGCAAGCCATTGGGGAGGATTTCATACCTGCTCGGCAAGTTCCTCGGCCAGGCGCTCAGCATAGTCGTGGCGATGGCCTTTGCCACCCTGCTCTCCTTCGCGATAACGAAGTACTACGGCCTCTCCCTCACCACTTCCCTCGTTGGGGACCTGGTTCTCTCCAACCTGCTGATCCTGTTTGCGATGCTCCAGCTTTTAGCTCTCGGTCTGCTGATTTCAACCTTTGTCCGCTCCTCAAACACCGCCCTGGGGCTGGCCCTGGTCCTGTTCTTCGTTACCGGTCTCGTCATGCCCCAGGTGGTGGACGGCTTTGCGGAGGACAAAGCCAAGGAAGAGTTCGGAATTAAGGGCTGGAATGACTTTGATAAGCTCTCGAAAGACGAGTTGAGGGCCTATCGCGAGCGCCTGAACGAGCTTTACAGAGAGTACCACCTCAGATACCTCTTCTACGCCCCCCAGGTACTCATGCTTGACATATTCACTGACATAGACAGAACCACATTCAACGACGACGGCACGTACACCGTCGAGTACCTTGGGGTTAGGCGAGCCATAGCCGACAATTCCGCCCAGACTGCCTTGATAGTTGGACTTATCCCTGTCTACCTCGGGTTGGCCCTCTTCAGGTTCGGAAGGATGGATTTGAGGTGA
- a CDS encoding ABC transporter permease subunit — protein sequence MRLEIQQAGSSSVLFLISLFPAIAVEIDVHRFAIHYPNVPPERLGYLITADLLTKWLPNFLKFLLVPLILILLLSRFGSDFERGNVVLLLSKPLTRRRYFLDWASEGLKLALISALGVALSGALAMLAHGFAVGDYLVGSLALSLSLVGVLGIALLLIPLTTSRDSGVFLGLGAFIALLLLGKSDYSFVPTVYLERAVSIGEDVFISHGAVGELLALSVGLSLIGMELFRRKELRSSEPLPVPGFSFSPRGLYGVFLGLSLQSRRFIAFVALAALTAFLNLDTLGDYYASYGLSGLLRALISALNGVFLPFVVLPLGAVSIGSAIENGTVRVLLSKPLRRRDFFLGTLLSDVFAVFIGTALYVVFLVAYALHLGAPMSKTLELGLTFGSLLLLSLVQYLALGYLLSAFMRGRKALFLSLIFAFLLGFAVPIAVIAASNSAGGSFVDALAKNSLLVPSPFLQYTVLAMAVSPRRNLPPKSLSEILNYPGNLAMLVVPTLVYLAISWLRFRKADLR from the coding sequence ATGCGACTTGAAATCCAACAGGCAGGATCTTCGTCCGTTCTATTCCTCATCTCCCTCTTCCCGGCCATAGCGGTCGAGATAGACGTTCACAGATTTGCTATTCACTACCCGAACGTCCCTCCTGAAAGGCTCGGCTACCTAATAACCGCCGACCTGCTCACAAAGTGGCTCCCCAACTTTCTCAAGTTCCTGCTGGTTCCCCTAATCCTAATCCTGCTCCTCTCGCGCTTCGGCTCGGACTTCGAGCGGGGCAACGTGGTATTACTCCTCTCAAAGCCCCTCACGAGGAGGCGCTACTTCCTCGACTGGGCCTCTGAGGGGCTGAAGCTCGCCCTAATTTCTGCCCTTGGAGTTGCACTCTCGGGAGCGCTCGCGATGCTGGCTCACGGTTTCGCGGTTGGGGACTACCTCGTCGGCTCCCTCGCCCTTTCGCTCTCGCTGGTCGGCGTCCTCGGAATCGCCCTGCTCCTAATCCCCCTTACGACTTCCCGCGATTCGGGGGTTTTTCTCGGGCTCGGGGCCTTTATTGCGCTCCTGCTCCTCGGAAAATCTGACTACTCTTTCGTTCCAACGGTCTACCTTGAGAGGGCCGTTTCCATTGGAGAGGACGTTTTCATCTCCCACGGAGCTGTTGGGGAGCTTTTGGCCCTTTCCGTTGGCCTGTCGCTAATCGGGATGGAGCTGTTCAGGCGGAAAGAGCTTAGAAGCTCCGAACCCCTACCGGTGCCCGGTTTTTCCTTCTCCCCCCGCGGGCTCTATGGTGTTTTCCTTGGGTTAAGCCTTCAGAGCAGGCGCTTCATAGCTTTCGTCGCCCTGGCCGCCCTAACGGCCTTCCTTAACCTGGACACGCTCGGGGACTATTACGCCAGCTATGGCCTTTCCGGTCTTTTAAGAGCCTTAATTTCAGCTCTGAATGGCGTATTCTTGCCCTTTGTTGTTCTGCCTCTCGGGGCAGTCTCGATAGGCTCGGCTATCGAGAACGGCACCGTTAGGGTTCTGCTGAGCAAGCCGTTGAGAAGGAGGGACTTCTTCCTCGGGACGCTCCTGAGCGACGTTTTTGCGGTGTTCATTGGAACTGCCCTCTACGTTGTCTTCCTCGTTGCCTACGCCCTCCACTTGGGTGCTCCCATGAGTAAAACCCTTGAACTCGGCCTTACCTTTGGTTCCCTGCTCCTCCTCTCGCTCGTCCAGTATCTGGCCCTCGGCTACCTGCTTTCAGCCTTCATGAGGGGCAGGAAAGCGCTTTTCCTCTCTTTGATTTTCGCCTTTCTCCTGGGTTTCGCCGTTCCAATCGCCGTCATCGCAGCTTCAAATTCGGCAGGGGGTTCCTTCGTTGATGCTCTGGCCAAAAACTCCCTCCTCGTGCCGAGTCCTTTCCTGCAGTACACCGTGCTTGCGATGGCAGTCTCTCCGAGGAGGAACCTTCCACCGAAGTCCCTTTCGGAGATTCTAAACTATCCCGGCAACCTGGCGATGCTGGTCGTTCCGACGCTCGTCTACTTAGCCATCTCGTGGCTCAGGTTTAGAAAAGCCGACCTGAGGTGA
- a CDS encoding radical SAM/SPASM domain-containing protein gives MSGNVRPELHTFHVGGKYFVLHSSTGTLFEVDKKTYDFCRFVAELGWSDARERFVMEYSESDWDSLIDEIKSDESLRRVFFEAKLPVKPYLGIMKSKISSLSLNVMEDCNFACVYCYGDGGTYHTPNTRMSPEVGKKAIDLLMREGKKAVNLQFFGGEPLLNFPLIRELVQYAKERAKEHDKVVTFSITTNGYLVTDNVIDFFLENNFTVTLSFDGPREVQNHNRPLRGGFPTFDVVAKNARKMLERGVKVSVRATILPEQIGRYYEIYRFFVDFGFRSIHLEPATTSTPLTKEHAKLIESALEKIAKDELEHYKEKGIVYTKLREMVHMIYSGTYRHYPCGVARSYFGVSADGRIYPCHRFVGMEEFVIGHVDDFRWENGFIQKILRHTVDRRPNCSNCPIRAYCGGGCIYNNHYYNGDIFLPDEFHCAYMFALVKWGSWLYSNLDEDWLNEVFSRSPQRGVRAEESDEAKTQKLKEVIAGV, from the coding sequence ATGTCTGGTAACGTGAGACCGGAATTGCACACCTTCCACGTTGGTGGCAAGTATTTTGTCTTGCATTCATCCACAGGAACCCTCTTTGAAGTCGATAAGAAAACCTACGACTTCTGCAGGTTTGTGGCAGAACTGGGCTGGAGTGATGCCCGAGAGCGTTTTGTAATGGAGTACTCCGAATCTGACTGGGATTCTTTGATAGATGAAATTAAATCCGATGAGAGCCTGCGCCGGGTGTTCTTTGAAGCTAAACTTCCTGTAAAACCCTATCTTGGAATTATGAAATCTAAGATCTCCTCCCTCTCCCTTAACGTCATGGAGGACTGCAACTTTGCGTGCGTTTACTGTTACGGTGATGGTGGAACGTATCATACTCCCAACACCAGAATGAGTCCTGAAGTTGGTAAAAAGGCCATTGATCTGCTAATGAGGGAAGGGAAGAAAGCTGTTAACCTTCAGTTTTTCGGTGGCGAACCTTTGTTGAACTTTCCGCTGATTCGGGAGCTGGTTCAATATGCAAAAGAGAGAGCTAAGGAACACGATAAAGTTGTTACCTTCAGCATAACAACCAACGGTTACCTCGTCACAGATAATGTCATTGACTTTTTCCTCGAGAACAACTTCACGGTAACTTTGAGCTTTGATGGTCCCAGGGAGGTTCAAAACCACAACAGGCCATTGAGGGGTGGATTCCCCACGTTTGATGTTGTGGCCAAGAACGCTCGAAAGATGCTTGAGCGCGGCGTTAAGGTCAGCGTCCGCGCGACGATTCTGCCCGAACAGATCGGCAGGTACTATGAGATTTATCGGTTTTTCGTTGATTTTGGTTTTAGGAGTATTCATCTTGAGCCCGCCACCACCAGCACACCGCTAACCAAGGAGCATGCCAAACTCATTGAGTCCGCCCTGGAGAAGATAGCGAAGGACGAGCTTGAACACTACAAGGAGAAGGGAATCGTTTACACGAAGCTCCGTGAGATGGTTCACATGATTTACTCTGGCACCTACCGACATTATCCATGCGGCGTTGCCAGGAGCTACTTTGGAGTTTCGGCGGACGGGAGGATATATCCTTGCCACAGGTTCGTTGGGATGGAAGAATTCGTGATTGGTCACGTTGATGATTTCAGGTGGGAGAACGGGTTCATTCAGAAGATTCTGCGCCATACCGTAGATAGGCGGCCCAACTGTTCGAACTGCCCGATAAGGGCCTACTGTGGCGGTGGTTGTATTTACAACAACCACTACTACAACGGCGATATATTCCTCCCCGACGAGTTCCACTGCGCCTACATGTTTGCTCTTGTGAAGTGGGGTTCTTGGCTCTACTCGAATCTTGACGAGGATTGGTTGAATGAGGTCTTCTCACGCTCACCCCAGAGAGGGGTGAGGGCCGAGGAGTCCGATGAGGCCAAAACCCAAAAACTGAAGGAGGTGATAGCTGGTGTTTAA
- a CDS encoding ABC transporter ATP-binding protein — protein MIEAEHLTKYYPPPFRGFFDLGSLRDFLGKPREEIPALIDLSFRVREGEIFGLLGPNGAGKTTLCKIANGLLEPSSGKLLIDGHDSFREHGKVASKMFTVFTGERDMWGIFQWRLSVQRNLQFIARLWKVPEGEIGERIEYALKLLNLWEKRDEWYQKLSAGMKQKVYIASALVVQPRYLILDEPTVFLDVITKSEIHDAILSLVRDFGTTVILTTHDLGEAEKLSDRVLLFNKRPILEGKPEEISRKLRAPVDKKVSAIVKGRVECARWSMVQCLTKGDYTHVRAYLRLNEVDEFVRFLSSKGTLQIKVEDLSLEDVFLLIFDRFDGVEKF, from the coding sequence ATGATAGAAGCAGAGCATCTCACCAAGTACTATCCGCCCCCTTTCAGGGGCTTCTTCGATCTGGGTAGCCTTCGTGATTTTCTCGGAAAGCCCAGGGAGGAGATTCCGGCCCTCATAGACCTGAGCTTCCGGGTGAGGGAGGGGGAGATATTCGGCCTCCTCGGCCCCAACGGCGCGGGAAAGACAACCCTCTGTAAAATCGCCAACGGCCTCCTCGAGCCGAGTTCTGGAAAACTGCTCATCGACGGCCACGACAGCTTTAGGGAGCACGGCAAAGTTGCGAGCAAGATGTTCACCGTTTTCACCGGCGAGAGGGACATGTGGGGCATATTCCAGTGGCGTCTGAGCGTTCAACGAAACCTCCAGTTCATCGCGAGGCTGTGGAAGGTCCCGGAGGGTGAGATAGGGGAGCGCATAGAGTACGCGCTCAAGCTGCTGAACCTGTGGGAGAAGAGGGACGAGTGGTACCAGAAGCTCTCGGCCGGAATGAAGCAGAAGGTTTACATCGCCTCCGCCCTGGTGGTACAGCCCAGATACCTCATACTCGACGAGCCGACGGTTTTTCTCGATGTGATAACCAAGAGCGAGATACATGATGCAATATTAAGCTTAGTCCGTGACTTTGGGACAACGGTTATCCTCACCACCCACGACCTTGGGGAGGCGGAGAAGCTGAGCGACAGGGTTCTGCTCTTCAACAAGAGGCCTATCCTGGAGGGAAAGCCCGAGGAGATAAGCAGGAAGCTTAGGGCTCCGGTTGATAAAAAGGTCAGCGCGATTGTTAAGGGGAGAGTTGAATGTGCTCGATGGTCTATGGTTCAGTGTCTTACCAAAGGGGACTACACCCACGTTAGGGCCTATCTCAGGCTCAACGAGGTCGATGAGTTCGTGAGGTTTCTCTCCTCGAAAGGTACCCTTCAAATTAAGGTGGAGGACCTATCACTTGAGGACGTGTTTTTGCTTATTTTTGATCGTTTTGATGGGGTAGAAAAATTTTAA
- a CDS encoding ABC transporter permease, with protein sequence MKDGVRIVREFFKVQREVFFSYRWDVVSYLIGLLIQVAVMGIFASLVTINANIEQYGTDSFLQFFLIGFIVHNIIFLPRGSLSKLLIGRSFPMLYASPAGMVAIFVGINAWNVVWSLMIMGLITGVFVLFYGLVIHINLGALLVILAGFTLTFALELFSAGFRAATKARQDPINWFLNLTSQLVSGLYFPPDALPWWLQPISKIHPERYILEMARLTMGGGYSVSQIWPSFVNLALTTGIMLLVGIATFRWGVGKAMQLGTLGHV encoded by the coding sequence ATGAAGGACGGTGTTAGAATAGTCCGCGAGTTCTTCAAGGTTCAGAGGGAGGTCTTTTTCAGCTACCGCTGGGACGTGGTCAGCTATCTGATAGGCCTTCTAATCCAGGTTGCGGTGATGGGGATATTCGCCAGCCTGGTGACTATAAACGCGAACATCGAGCAGTACGGGACTGACTCCTTCCTCCAGTTCTTTCTGATAGGCTTCATCGTGCACAACATAATATTCCTTCCCCGCGGTAGTCTTTCCAAGCTCCTGATTGGGCGGAGCTTCCCGATGCTCTACGCCTCCCCCGCCGGAATGGTGGCGATCTTCGTGGGAATAAACGCCTGGAACGTCGTCTGGAGCCTTATGATAATGGGCCTGATAACGGGGGTCTTCGTTCTCTTCTACGGTCTGGTCATACACATCAACCTCGGTGCCCTGCTCGTTATCCTCGCGGGCTTCACCCTCACCTTCGCCCTTGAACTTTTCTCCGCCGGCTTTCGGGCGGCGACCAAGGCCAGGCAGGACCCGATAAACTGGTTTCTCAACCTCACCTCCCAGCTCGTGAGCGGTCTCTACTTCCCGCCCGACGCGCTCCCCTGGTGGCTCCAGCCTATTTCCAAGATACACCCCGAGAGGTATATTCTTGAGATGGCCAGGCTGACGATGGGTGGGGGCTATTCAGTATCTCAGATCTGGCCCAGCTTCGTGAACCTTGCCCTGACCACTGGCATTATGCTCTTGGTTGGAATCGCGACCTTTCGGTGGGGCGTTGGAAAGGCAATGCAGCTGGGAACCCTCGGGCACGTGTGA
- a CDS encoding TIGR00153 family protein, which produces MQVWTKLFAKSPFKPLIKHADVVLNTVETLEKALQAWYACDYEGMREFAIEVDRLEDVADRIKEEIRDSLSSKLMMAVAREDVLIYLHMQDKVADAAEDTAKWLLVKKPDCVPTEAKDIILEMGMESIKAAKLVHEAIVQMDRVIESGFTEGEIKREYEIIRQIESVEKEIDGLDTKLMQLVFENADSMSWGDGFYILNIARTLSNISDKAKDAAERIRLMMNK; this is translated from the coding sequence ATGCAGGTGTGGACTAAGCTCTTCGCGAAGAGCCCCTTCAAGCCCCTCATAAAGCACGCGGATGTCGTGCTCAACACCGTTGAAACGCTCGAGAAGGCGCTTCAGGCATGGTACGCGTGCGACTACGAGGGTATGAGAGAGTTTGCCATCGAGGTTGACCGCCTTGAGGACGTTGCGGACAGGATAAAGGAGGAGATAAGGGATTCCCTCAGCTCGAAGCTCATGATGGCCGTCGCGAGGGAGGACGTTCTCATCTACCTCCACATGCAGGACAAGGTGGCGGATGCGGCCGAGGACACCGCCAAGTGGCTGCTCGTCAAGAAGCCCGACTGCGTCCCGACGGAGGCCAAGGACATAATTCTCGAGATGGGCATGGAGAGCATCAAAGCTGCAAAGCTCGTCCACGAGGCCATAGTTCAGATGGACCGCGTCATAGAGAGCGGTTTCACCGAGGGTGAGATAAAGCGGGAGTACGAGATAATCAGGCAGATAGAGAGCGTTGAGAAGGAGATAGACGGCCTCGACACGAAGCTCATGCAGCTGGTCTTTGAAAACGCCGACTCCATGAGCTGGGGCGACGGCTTCTACATCCTAAACATCGCCAGAACGCTCAGCAACATCTCGGACAAGGCCAAGGATGCGGCGGAGAGGATAAGGCTCATGATGAACAAGTGA
- a CDS encoding inorganic phosphate transporter, whose product MAWAIGANDAANSMSTAVGAKAITPKQAVIIAGLLEFTGAYFFGKSVTETIRKGILDPTMITDPMVLVYGSVAALLAATIWLIIATKFGLPVSTTHSIIGGIAGYGIVYAGTAIVNWGKMGQVVLSWILSPIIGAIMAYLIFKAFTKSIFERKDPVRSARIWSPFWIGLAFVVIGTMFYIKVLHGKDLKTGVLMYGIPLGIIVFVVTYLLIKLRFPSSDPFIGVEAIFKKAQVVTSGYVALAHGANDVANAIGPVAAVYAVATMGLGGMQVPVPKWILAMGGLGIAVGVATYGYKVMETVGKKITELTNTRGFTIDFSAATVVLAASWLGLPISTTHTVVGAVIGIGLARGVKAINKDIVRDIIISWFVTVPVAGLISAAIFKLLMIVG is encoded by the coding sequence ATGGCCTGGGCGATAGGTGCCAACGACGCCGCAAACTCGATGAGCACCGCCGTCGGTGCCAAGGCGATAACCCCGAAGCAGGCGGTTATAATAGCCGGCCTCCTTGAGTTCACGGGCGCGTACTTCTTCGGAAAGAGCGTCACCGAAACGATAAGGAAGGGCATCCTCGACCCGACGATGATAACCGACCCGATGGTCCTCGTGTATGGCTCCGTTGCGGCCCTTCTCGCGGCCACGATATGGCTCATCATAGCGACCAAGTTCGGCCTGCCGGTCTCGACCACCCACTCGATCATAGGAGGAATAGCGGGCTACGGAATAGTCTACGCCGGCACCGCGATAGTCAACTGGGGCAAGATGGGCCAGGTGGTTCTCAGCTGGATCCTCTCGCCGATAATCGGCGCCATAATGGCCTACCTCATCTTCAAGGCCTTCACGAAGAGCATCTTCGAGAGAAAGGACCCCGTCAGAAGCGCCAGGATATGGTCCCCGTTCTGGATTGGCCTGGCGTTCGTCGTCATCGGAACCATGTTCTACATCAAGGTCCTCCACGGGAAGGACCTCAAGACGGGAGTTTTGATGTACGGTATTCCGCTGGGCATAATCGTGTTCGTGGTAACTTACCTCCTGATAAAGCTCCGCTTCCCGAGCAGCGACCCCTTCATCGGCGTTGAGGCGATATTCAAGAAGGCGCAGGTGGTTACTTCCGGGTACGTGGCCCTGGCCCACGGCGCCAACGACGTGGCGAACGCGATAGGTCCCGTCGCTGCCGTCTACGCGGTGGCCACGATGGGCCTCGGCGGCATGCAGGTTCCCGTCCCTAAGTGGATACTCGCCATGGGCGGTCTCGGGATAGCGGTCGGTGTCGCCACCTACGGCTACAAGGTGATGGAAACTGTCGGTAAGAAGATAACCGAGCTAACCAACACGCGCGGCTTCACCATCGACTTTTCGGCGGCAACCGTTGTTCTCGCCGCCAGCTGGCTTGGACTGCCCATCTCGACGACCCACACGGTGGTCGGCGCGGTCATAGGAATAGGCCTCGCAAGGGGAGTAAAGGCAATAAACAAGGACATCGTTAGGGATATAATAATCTCCTGGTTCGTTACCGTTCCGGTCGCGGGTCTGATAAGCGCGGCCATATTCAAGCTCCTGATGATCGTGGGGTGA
- a CDS encoding metallophosphoesterase family protein produces MKRAVFGILLVFIVLASGCISQSTPTGTSTTATSPAGGIDFGAYGKGEVLAGWSELADVSRVYVSEGYEDLAKHYFPNAQILPASQYDGGIAILSPADARELLRGKPILITVNDYFGYIVYKFGVKFVGKDKGVFAAFNEDGKAYFVFTGTSKAGAGAALEYAMNLKSGAPLRTDDVLRSGEFEGILLKVIGDNNWNGIPDDGESWYLDSFKTVEPFIYYWRIVDGENVTVKGGFIRLVNGSTVYIHALGFNVSVEVKDGTGATLTYVIENTNPSVLNLPEGAETGDTWVKFTASDSSFSVTPKDVGNYTVIAFGDHRPDGGKELPPVFLKIRDRINDEGDALFILDGGDLVYSGKVDEWGELLKEWKWNKPIFVAPGNHEYRGEGINVYHRFFGPDDYSFALGGYYYIIINNIEHDYGLSDETFAWLESELRKAKESGRRPVLVLHAPPIDPRPNGDHAMNPADAQKLLALMKSYNAFGIFSHIHIYWYGEEDGVQMVITGGGGAPLYAPADEGGFYHYVRLGMLSNGTITVEPVRVES; encoded by the coding sequence ATGAAGAGGGCCGTTTTTGGAATTCTCCTGGTTTTCATCGTGCTGGCGTCGGGATGCATAAGCCAGAGTACTCCAACGGGGACTTCCACTACAGCTACCTCTCCCGCCGGCGGGATAGACTTCGGGGCCTACGGAAAGGGCGAGGTTCTTGCGGGCTGGTCCGAGCTTGCGGACGTTTCCAGGGTCTACGTCAGCGAGGGCTACGAGGATCTCGCGAAGCACTACTTCCCGAACGCGCAGATACTTCCCGCGAGCCAGTACGATGGGGGTATTGCAATACTGTCCCCCGCCGATGCAAGAGAGCTCCTCAGAGGAAAGCCGATACTTATAACGGTTAACGACTACTTTGGCTACATAGTCTACAAGTTCGGCGTCAAGTTCGTTGGAAAAGACAAGGGTGTCTTCGCCGCCTTCAACGAGGATGGAAAGGCGTACTTCGTCTTCACGGGCACCAGCAAGGCCGGCGCTGGCGCGGCCCTTGAGTACGCCATGAACCTAAAGAGCGGGGCACCCCTTAGAACGGATGACGTCCTGAGGAGCGGCGAGTTCGAGGGGATTCTTCTCAAGGTCATAGGGGACAACAACTGGAACGGAATTCCGGACGACGGCGAGAGCTGGTACCTCGATTCCTTCAAGACGGTGGAGCCGTTCATCTACTACTGGCGCATCGTTGATGGCGAGAACGTCACAGTAAAGGGCGGCTTCATAAGGCTCGTCAACGGCTCCACGGTTTACATTCACGCCCTGGGCTTCAACGTCAGCGTGGAGGTTAAGGACGGAACCGGGGCTACGCTCACATACGTCATCGAGAACACCAATCCCTCTGTGCTGAACCTGCCCGAGGGGGCCGAGACGGGCGATACCTGGGTCAAGTTCACCGCCTCTGATTCCTCCTTCAGCGTAACTCCAAAGGACGTCGGCAACTACACGGTGATAGCCTTTGGAGACCACAGGCCCGACGGGGGAAAGGAGCTTCCGCCGGTGTTCCTCAAGATACGGGACAGGATAAACGACGAAGGTGACGCCCTTTTCATCCTCGACGGCGGTGACCTCGTTTACTCCGGCAAGGTGGACGAGTGGGGCGAGCTCCTCAAGGAGTGGAAGTGGAACAAGCCGATATTCGTGGCTCCGGGCAACCACGAGTACAGGGGCGAGGGGATAAACGTCTACCACCGGTTCTTCGGTCCGGACGACTACTCCTTTGCCCTGGGCGGTTATTACTACATCATCATCAACAACATCGAGCACGACTACGGGCTGAGCGATGAGACATTCGCCTGGCTCGAGAGCGAACTCAGAAAGGCGAAGGAATCCGGCAGGAGGCCGGTCCTCGTTCTCCACGCGCCGCCGATCGACCCGAGGCCGAACGGTGACCACGCGATGAACCCCGCGGACGCCCAGAAGCTTTTGGCCCTTATGAAATCCTACAACGCCTTTGGAATCTTCAGCCACATCCACATCTACTGGTACGGCGAGGAAGATGGCGTCCAGATGGTAATCACCGGCGGTGGTGGTGCTCCGCTCTACGCTCCAGCGGACGAGGGAGGTTTCTACCACTACGTCAGGCTCGGCATGCTCTCCAACGGCACGATAACGGTCGAGCCCGTCAGGGTGGAGTCATGA
- a CDS encoding cupin domain-containing protein, which translates to MFVGHYTEVPEKDTGFEGVTIRWLVSPKLGAKNYAMRYFVLRKGAEIPLHDHDWEHEIFIVRGEGIITNGKEEFHVREGDFLYVPPNEPHGYRATGETLEFLCIIPAKKEAIPEDEWA; encoded by the coding sequence ATGTTCGTCGGACACTACACCGAGGTCCCCGAGAAGGACACCGGTTTTGAGGGAGTGACGATAAGGTGGCTCGTTTCTCCAAAGCTCGGAGCAAAGAACTATGCGATGCGCTACTTCGTCCTCAGGAAGGGCGCGGAGATACCGCTCCACGACCACGACTGGGAGCACGAGATATTTATCGTGAGGGGAGAGGGCATCATAACGAACGGAAAGGAGGAGTTCCACGTCAGGGAGGGCGACTTCCTCTACGTCCCGCCCAACGAGCCCCATGGATACAGGGCGACCGGAGAAACGCTGGAGTTCCTCTGCATAATCCCGGCCAAGAAGGAGGCAATTCCAGAGGACGAGTGGGCCTAA